Proteins co-encoded in one Eriocheir sinensis breed Jianghai 21 unplaced genomic scaffold, ASM2467909v1 Scaffold274, whole genome shotgun sequence genomic window:
- the LOC126991400 gene encoding uncharacterized protein LOC126991400 yields the protein MMKGLFPIALIVATTLADVSGSVLVATGLSAAGLAAGGLAVGALAVGAKLLVLKAKRRRHGREAAPSCVSFDNPEMYFALAANGDFLDCGRRFVCELEATPDENLAQEERLIRNLFGQDSVAVNSSAAEFYAEAGRLGAVEGMDACAATFSRCPFDRKTIFLEFKETQAAQ from the exons ATG ATGAAAGGTCTCTTCCCGATCGCCCTCATTGTGGCCACCACCCTCGCTGACGTAAGCGGCTCTGTTCTCGTCGCCACGGGTCTGAGCGCGGCGGGTTTGGCTGCCGGAGGTTTGGCTGTTGGTGCCTTGGCTGTTGGCGCAAAGCTTCTGGTTCTTAAGGCCAAAAGGCGCCGTCACGGCCGCGAGGCTGCCCCATCTTGTGTTTCCTTCGACAACCCAGAAATGTACTTCGCTCTGGCAGCCAACGGTGACTTTCTGGATTGTGGGCGTCGCTTCGTTTGTGAGCTAGAGGCGACGCCTGACGAGAACCTTGCCCAGGAGGAACGACTCATCCGTAACCTTTTCGG ACAAGACTCCGTCGCCGTCAACAGCAGCGCTGCTGAATTTTACGCCGAGGCCGGCAGGCTTGGAGCCGTCGAGGGCATGGATGCTTGCGCTGCCACCTTCTCTAGATGCCCCTTCGATCGCAAGACCATCTTTCTGGAATTCAAGGAGACCCAGGCAGCCCAGTGa